CTTTAAGTCTAAGCATCAAAGCTTTTTTAGGATAATCTGCCCTAGGCTCTTTTAAAATCTTAAATCCTACATTTTCCTTGCAAAATCCCTCTTTGTTAATGACTTCCTTTTTTTTTACCGTAGGAGCTGTAACTTCTTTTACGGTAGCAACCTCTATAGGCTCTACCTTTGGCACTTCTACTACAGGTTCTTGCACAGGAATTTTCTTAGGATTTTTTGCGACTTTTTTTGGCTTAGGTTTTTTAATCTCCTTTGGCTTTTCTACCTTTACGATTTCGGGTTCTATTTTTACCTCTTTTATTTCAGGTTCCTTTATAGGCTCTTCAATAATAGGTTCAGGCACAATAGGCGGAGTAGGCTCTTTTGGCTCCTCTTTTACCTCTTTGACAAAATTTAATACAACCTTTGTTTGAACCTGCTCCTCTATCTTTTTTGAGAGAATTTCATCTGATTGAAGCGGTATAAATAGTATTGCTATATTTATAATCAAAGAAATAATAAAGTAGCGCATAAATTTTAGCCCCTTTGTTTTACTTTGTCAATAAATTATAAAGATGCTCCACTCCATCTCCTATGCGAGGAGTCCCGCGAAGTAGAAGTGATGATGGAACTGTTATGATCTTATTATTTTTGGCTGCGTTTGTCTTTGAAAGCGCAGGACTCGTCTTTAAGATATCGCTTCCATTTCCCATTCCGCCTATGATTACTATAAAATCAGGATTTGAAGATAGTATAAACTCAGGCGAAACCACAGGCGTTGCACCCTCTAATCCGTCCGCTATATTTACCAATCCTAGTTTTTTTAGCATATCTCCTGGTAGTGTTGATGAGCTAAAAGTAGTAATAGGAGTTGAAGAGAAAAATGATACGACTTTTTTGCCTTTTAATCTTGGATCTTCAAAGCTTTTAAATTTAGCTTTTATATTGTTTATTACCTCTTTAGCTTTTTCCTCTTTGCCAGTTATTTTGCCTATCTCTTCAATATTACTATAGATTCCATCGACACTATCGGCTTTTAGAGTAAGTGTAGGGAGATTAAATTTTTTAAGGCTATCTTGTATATCTACCGAGTGAAAGCTAACTATTACAAGATCTGGTTTTATTTCGACTATCTTTTCTAAATTCGGCTTTGTGTATGTGCCTACGCTTTTTAGCTTTGAAGTCTTTTCTTCAGGCCAAATTTTTGACATAGAAAGAGTTGAAATAGCCGCTATTTGATCTTCTGCCTCAAGCATATAAATGATCTCAACTACTGCAGGGTCAAGGACGACCAACTTTTTGGCATTTAAAAAACTTGCCAATATCGCTAAAATTAAAAACAGTTTTTTCATATTAATCCTTTAATGCAATCACAAACGGATTGTCCTTATATTCGATAACATCGCAGTTTAGTCCATAAATTTCTTTTAAAATTTCCTTTGTATAAAGCTCTTTTGGACTACCTTTATATTTTACTTTCCCATCTTTTAGCATCAAAACTTCATTGCAAAACAAAGATGCCAAATTTAGATCGTGCAAAACCATTATGGAGAGTAAATTTAGCTCTTTAGTAAGCTTAGTGCAGATTTTCATAATCTCTATGGCGTAGTTTAAATCAAGCGCCGATGTAGGCTCATCTAAAAGTAAAATTTTTGGCTCGCTTACAAGTGCACGCGCAAGTAAAACACGCTGAAATTCTCCCCCGCTAAGAGAGTGTGCGATACGCTTTGCAAAATGAGAGATGTCAAGTAGCTCCATAATCTGATTGACCTTTTGTCTATCTTCCTTGCTGTATCCTGAAAATTGGCTTTTAAGGTGAGAAAATCTTCCCATAAGTAAGATATCTTCAACTAAAAGAGGCATGGATAGAACCGATTTTTGAGGTACAAAGCCAAGCGTTTTGGCAAGCTCTTTTAAAGAGTAGTCTTTAAGCGGTTTGTCAATTATTTTTACTATTCCGCTTTTTGGAGCGAGCACTCTTAGGATATTTTTTAAAAGAGTTGATTTACCACATCCGTTTGGTCCTAAAATGCCTATAAATTCGCCATTTTTTGCATTTAGGCTTATGTCTTTTAATATCTCTTTTGTTCCATAGGTAAAATTTAAATTTTCAACAACTACACTCATTAAACTATACCTTGCCTTGATTTAATAGCTAAAAACAAAAAGAACGGTGCTCCAAAAAACGCAGTTACAACTCCGATTGGGATTTCTACCGGATTTAGCACGCTTTTACCTATAGTATCGCAAGCTAGTAGGAAAAATCCGCCAGCAAAGGCCGAAACAGGAATTAATACTACGTTGCTTGAAGTTCTTAATATCATCCTTAGAGTGTGCGGTATGATTAGCCCCACAAAACCTATCATCCCTGTAAATGCGACTGAAAAACCAACGGCTAAGGATGAGACGATAAGCAGGTATTTCTTAGTCTTTTCTACGTCCACGCCAAGGCTTTGAGCCTCTTCATCTCCACTTAAAATAACGTTTAACTCAAATCTTTTCATGTAAAAATATGTCATTGAAAGAGCAAGAGGAGCTACTATATATGCAATTCTTTGCCAAGTAGCACCGCTAAGATGTCCCATCATCCAAGCTACGATTCTAAAGCTATCTTCGCCTATTAGATATGTGGCAAATGATGTAAAAGCGCCTAAAAATGATGAAAATGCTATGCCTATTATAAGTAGTGTGGCTATCGATTTTCCTCTTTTTGATAGCTTAAATATTACTAGAGACAGCACAGCAGAGCTAAAAAATGCAAATACTCCATAGTATATGTCCGGCAGTTTTAAAAGATATGCTATAACGGCTCCAAATGTCGCACTTGCAGCTATTCCTATGATATATGGATCTGCAAGCGGGTTTAAAAACACGCTTTGAACCACGACACCAGAGCTTGCTAGTAACATGCCTATTAAAATCGCCATAACAAGTCTAGGAAGCCTAAGCTCTAGCAAGATAGCCTGTTTGATCTCGTCTATCTCTTTTCCAAGGATTAAATTTGTAATATCATCGTAGCTTATATCGGCTCCGCCTATGCTTAGCGAGATGATGCAAAGAATAATAGTGAGTATCCCAAAAAGGATACTCATCTTGTTTTTAGTAAGCATACTTAAACTCTACGTAATAATTTCTCTCTGCTGCTGGAACGTATTTGTTGTTTGTTTTGTCTTCAGAATCATTATATTTTTCATTAAATAGATTTTTGACTCCGCCCGCCACTGAAAAGCCATTTTTGAGTTTATATTTCAATCCAAAATCAACTACAGTTTTAGCATCTATTGTCTTGTAATAACTATCAAATTGGCTTGAGTAGTATTTAAGATCTGTTAATATGTTGAAATTTTTAATTGGTTCATAGTTTATACCAAATACAAATTTGCTTTTTGATACGTAAGGAACTCTTTTGCCGGCTTTTTTACCTTTTTTGATTTTGGCATCTATGTATGAAAATGTTTGGCTTAGTTTTAGACTGTCAAATAGGTTTTGCTCTGAGTAAAGTTCAAATCCCGAGCGTCTTGTCTCGTCTATATTATAAAATTTCCAAGCTTCAGCGTGCTTGCCAAGGTTCTCTTGTATAATTTCATCTTTTGTAGTTGTGATAAATGCTGTAGCACTAAAGTATTGACCCAAGATAAGATCTCTTAACCCAAACTCATAAGTGTAAAAAATTTCAGGCTTTAGATTATTTATTTTGTATTCTGGCACCCCGGCTACCTTTACTTTATCGGTTAGTTGAGTAGGTGTTGGAGATATATATCCACGCTCAAATTTAAAGTAAACATTTCCTGTATCTGAGTATTTAAAGCTAGGGCTTATCTCAAATGCGTGGTTGTTCATATTTTTGTTTTCAACTATTGTCACTATTTCAGGAGGCATAGGAGGATTTGTAGTCTTTGAATATCTGTTAATATCATACATTGCCTTTTCAAATCTATATCCGCCTGTTAGTGAAAAAGCATCTGTAAAGTCATGTTTCTCAAACACATAAAACGAATGAGTCTGTTTTTTAAGATCTATAAGCGTGTATGTGTTAAGCACTGGACCCATTTTTATATTTCTCTCTCTTATGCCTTTATTTTGAAGGTAGTCATAGCCTGCTATAAATTCACCGTTTCCGTAATCATATCTACTCTTTAAGTTTGCACCCAGTTTTTTGTCTGTAAAATCGCTATTAGCTGCACGCATGCTTATTTCTTGATAATAAGGCATAAAATTTAACTTAAATTTATCACTAAGCGCTATTGCATATTCAGCACTAATATCAATTTTTTTATGAGTTGTTTGTTCTTCAGGTGCACCAGCTTGTTTTCTGTTCTTTTCTAGTTGAGTTTTAGTGATAGGGCCCGTAGTATCAATTTTATTTTTATAATAGCTTGGATTAATCGCCAGTGTTTGATTGTCTGAAATTTGGTAATTTATACCAAGACTTGTGTAAAATCCTCTTTGTTTATCGCCATCTCTGTAGCCTTTTTCATCAAATGCTTTGAAATTTCCTTTTAAGAATAAATTTTCGTTTGCCATTCCACCTAGGCCTAAATTTAGG
This Campylobacter sp. RM16192 DNA region includes the following protein-coding sequences:
- a CDS encoding energy transducer TonB; translation: MRYFIISLIINIAILFIPLQSDEILSKKIEEQVQTKVVLNFVKEVKEEPKEPTPPIVPEPIIEEPIKEPEIKEVKIEPEIVKVEKPKEIKKPKPKKVAKNPKKIPVQEPVVEVPKVEPIEVATVKEVTAPTVKKKEVINKEGFCKENVGFKILKEPRADYPKKALMLRLKETFYVEVDFKIINDEIKVVGVRGKNKIFNDEAERLTKDMQIKVLKELSHCVITKPYEFKIKD
- a CDS encoding ABC transporter substrate-binding protein, with translation MKKLFLILAILASFLNAKKLVVLDPAVVEIIYMLEAEDQIAAISTLSMSKIWPEEKTSKLKSVGTYTKPNLEKIVEIKPDLVIVSFHSVDIQDSLKKFNLPTLTLKADSVDGIYSNIEEIGKITGKEEKAKEVINNIKAKFKSFEDPRLKGKKVVSFFSSTPITTFSSSTLPGDMLKKLGLVNIADGLEGATPVVSPEFILSSNPDFIVIIGGMGNGSDILKTSPALSKTNAAKNNKIITVPSSLLLRGTPRIGDGVEHLYNLLTK
- a CDS encoding ABC transporter ATP-binding protein, translating into MSVVVENLNFTYGTKEILKDISLNAKNGEFIGILGPNGCGKSTLLKNILRVLAPKSGIVKIIDKPLKDYSLKELAKTLGFVPQKSVLSMPLLVEDILLMGRFSHLKSQFSGYSKEDRQKVNQIMELLDISHFAKRIAHSLSGGEFQRVLLARALVSEPKILLLDEPTSALDLNYAIEIMKICTKLTKELNLLSIMVLHDLNLASLFCNEVLMLKDGKVKYKGSPKELYTKEILKEIYGLNCDVIEYKDNPFVIALKD
- a CDS encoding FecCD family ABC transporter permease — protein: MLTKNKMSILFGILTIILCIISLSIGGADISYDDITNLILGKEIDEIKQAILLELRLPRLVMAILIGMLLASSGVVVQSVFLNPLADPYIIGIAASATFGAVIAYLLKLPDIYYGVFAFFSSAVLSLVIFKLSKRGKSIATLLIIGIAFSSFLGAFTSFATYLIGEDSFRIVAWMMGHLSGATWQRIAYIVAPLALSMTYFYMKRFELNVILSGDEEAQSLGVDVEKTKKYLLIVSSLAVGFSVAFTGMIGFVGLIIPHTLRMILRTSSNVVLIPVSAFAGGFFLLACDTIGKSVLNPVEIPIGVVTAFFGAPFFLFLAIKSRQGIV
- a CDS encoding TonB-dependent receptor; amino-acid sequence: MFRKIACISIAAAVGLFAAEAPTKLDKTVITATGFESPLKDEVKNVYIITSEEIESRGYKDVEEILEKAPGVNFINSGLGKTIDLRGQGKKANTSVKVLLNGMALNMLDSSHLFVPVNFLAIEDIEQIEIIPGGGAVLYGNGTSGGVVNIITKQKPRDFYANVSTKLASYSYKDLNLGLGGMANENLFLKGNFKAFDEKGYRDGDKQRGFYTSLGINYQISDNQTLAINPSYYKNKIDTTGPITKTQLEKNRKQAGAPEEQTTHKKIDISAEYAIALSDKFKLNFMPYYQEISMRAANSDFTDKKLGANLKSRYDYGNGEFIAGYDYLQNKGIRERNIKMGPVLNTYTLIDLKKQTHSFYVFEKHDFTDAFSLTGGYRFEKAMYDINRYSKTTNPPMPPEIVTIVENKNMNNHAFEISPSFKYSDTGNVYFKFERGYISPTPTQLTDKVKVAGVPEYKINNLKPEIFYTYEFGLRDLILGQYFSATAFITTTKDEIIQENLGKHAEAWKFYNIDETRRSGFELYSEQNLFDSLKLSQTFSYIDAKIKKGKKAGKRVPYVSKSKFVFGINYEPIKNFNILTDLKYYSSQFDSYYKTIDAKTVVDFGLKYKLKNGFSVAGGVKNLFNEKYNDSEDKTNNKYVPAAERNYYVEFKYAY